A genomic segment from Deltaproteobacteria bacterium encodes:
- a CDS encoding formate--tetrahydrofolate ligase — protein sequence MKLDPTKMKDWQIAEAAEENMKTVYQLGEEMGLDKEELLPYGHYVAKIDYAKVLDRLKGRPNGKYIDVTAITPTPLGEGKSTSSVGLMEGLGLRKKKVIGALRQPSGGPTFNIKGSAAGGGLAQVIPLSKLSLGLTGDINAIMNAHNLGMVALTARMQHEANYTDQELAKRGLKRLNIHPKSVEFRWVIDFCAQALRNITIGIGGKMDGFTMQSGFNIAVSSEIMAILAIANDLKDLRERIGKIVVAYDRNGTPITTEDLEVAGAMTSWMVEAVNPNLMQTIEGQPCLIHAGPFANIAIGQSSVIADRVGLKLADYVVTESGFGADIGFEKFWNLKCRFSGLKPNCAVVVATIRALKCHGGAPIPRPGRPMPEEYLTENVGWVEKGTENLIHHIETVKKAGINPVVCINAFYTDTKDEIAAVRRLCEQAGARVAVSEHWLKGGEGALEFADAVIEACEEPNEFRFLYDLDVPLRERIELITREVYGGDGVTYSPEAAAKAEQMEKDPELSKLGTCMVKTHLSLSDNPNLKGVPKGWTLHVRDILTYKGAGFVVPVAGAISLMPGTGSDPAYRRIDVDVETGKVKGLF from the coding sequence TTCCGTATGGGCATTATGTGGCAAAGATCGACTACGCGAAGGTCCTCGATCGGCTCAAAGGCAGACCAAACGGAAAATACATCGACGTCACGGCCATTACCCCCACCCCTCTCGGGGAAGGGAAGAGCACGAGTTCTGTGGGGCTCATGGAGGGGTTGGGCCTTCGCAAGAAAAAGGTCATCGGCGCCCTTCGTCAGCCGTCTGGAGGCCCGACCTTTAACATAAAAGGGAGCGCCGCAGGCGGCGGGCTTGCCCAGGTGATCCCGCTTTCCAAATTATCGCTTGGGCTCACTGGCGATATCAATGCCATCATGAACGCCCACAACCTGGGAATGGTGGCCCTGACCGCCCGCATGCAGCACGAGGCCAACTACACGGATCAAGAGCTTGCCAAGCGGGGTCTCAAACGATTGAACATCCATCCCAAGTCCGTAGAGTTTCGCTGGGTCATCGATTTTTGTGCCCAGGCCCTGAGAAACATCACCATTGGGATAGGCGGCAAGATGGACGGATTTACCATGCAGAGCGGTTTCAACATCGCTGTGAGTTCGGAGATCATGGCCATCCTCGCCATTGCCAATGACCTCAAGGACCTTAGGGAGCGAATAGGCAAGATCGTAGTTGCCTACGACCGAAACGGGACCCCGATCACCACTGAGGACCTGGAGGTCGCTGGTGCTATGACCTCCTGGATGGTGGAGGCCGTGAACCCTAATCTCATGCAGACCATCGAGGGCCAGCCCTGCCTCATCCACGCAGGCCCATTTGCCAACATCGCCATCGGCCAGTCCTCGGTCATCGCGGATCGGGTAGGGCTCAAACTCGCTGACTACGTCGTCACCGAAAGCGGGTTCGGGGCCGATATAGGGTTCGAAAAATTCTGGAACCTGAAGTGCCGTTTCAGCGGCCTAAAGCCCAATTGCGCCGTGGTCGTGGCCACGATTCGTGCGCTCAAGTGTCACGGAGGCGCCCCCATTCCCAGGCCTGGTCGTCCCATGCCCGAGGAATACCTGACCGAGAACGTGGGCTGGGTGGAAAAGGGGACGGAAAACCTCATCCACCACATCGAGACCGTGAAGAAGGCGGGTATCAACCCAGTGGTCTGCATCAACGCCTTCTATACGGACACAAAGGACGAGATCGCGGCAGTCAGGCGTCTTTGCGAGCAGGCAGGCGCGAGGGTCGCCGTCTCTGAGCACTGGCTCAAGGGAGGCGAAGGGGCTCTGGAATTCGCGGATGCAGTAATCGAGGCCTGCGAGGAGCCGAACGAGTTCCGTTTCCTCTATGACCTGGATGTCCCATTAAGGGAGCGCATCGAGCTAATCACCAGGGAGGTCTATGGAGGAGACGGCGTCACCTATAGCCCGGAGGCGGCGGCCAAGGCCGAGCAGATGGAAAAGGACCCGGAACTCTCCAAGCTGGGGACCTGCATGGTCAAGACCCACCTCAGCCTCTCGGACAACCCCAACTTGAAGGGGGTGCCGAAGGGATGGACATTGCACGTCCGGGATATCCTTACTTACAAGGGTGCCGGGTTCGTGGTCCCGGTGGCCGGGGCCATCAGCCTCATGCCCGGGACCGGCTCGGATCCCGCCTACCGGAGGATCGATGTGGACGTGGAGACAGGCAAGGTCAAAGGGCTCTTTTAG
- the folD gene encoding bifunctional methylenetetrahydrofolate dehydrogenase/methenyltetrahydrofolate cyclohydrolase FolD: MAAKIISGTEIAKQIREELKAEVAEMKSRHNVTPGLVTILVGENPASVSYVTAKQRTAHELGFHSVQDNQPADISEDALLALIKRYNEDPAIHGILVQLPLPRHVNETNVLYAIDPDKDVDGFHPVNVGKMVIGERCFLPCTPHGILEMLIRSGVKTEGAEVVVVGRSNIVGKPIANLMLQKRPAGDATVTICHTRTRDLAFHTRRADILIVAAGRPKVVTADMVKEGAVVIDVGVNRIGQTPEGKAILCGDVDFETVKEKASAITPVPGGVGPMTITMLMKNTVLAAKISAGILT; the protein is encoded by the coding sequence ATGGCGGCAAAAATCATCAGTGGAACGGAAATAGCCAAGCAGATTCGGGAGGAGCTAAAGGCGGAGGTCGCCGAGATGAAGTCCAGGCACAATGTGACACCTGGGCTTGTGACCATTCTTGTGGGGGAGAACCCTGCGTCGGTTTCTTATGTTACGGCCAAACAGAGGACGGCTCATGAGCTCGGTTTTCACTCCGTCCAGGACAACCAGCCCGCCGACATCTCGGAAGACGCCTTGCTTGCCCTTATCAAACGCTATAACGAGGATCCTGCCATCCACGGGATCCTGGTCCAGCTCCCGCTTCCAAGGCATGTGAACGAGACCAACGTCCTTTACGCCATCGACCCGGACAAGGACGTGGACGGTTTCCATCCGGTCAACGTGGGGAAGATGGTCATCGGGGAGAGGTGTTTCCTCCCGTGCACGCCCCACGGCATCCTCGAGATGCTCATTAGGTCCGGTGTCAAGACCGAGGGTGCCGAGGTGGTCGTGGTGGGCAGGAGCAACATAGTCGGGAAGCCCATTGCCAACCTCATGCTTCAGAAGCGTCCTGCCGGGGATGCGACAGTGACCATCTGTCATACCCGGACCCGGGACCTCGCCTTTCACACGCGGCGCGCGGACATATTGATCGTGGCGGCCGGACGCCCCAAGGTCGTGACCGCTGACATGGTGAAGGAAGGGGCGGTTGTGATCGACGTCGGGGTAAACAGGATCGGCCAGACCCCTGAGGGCAAGGCGATCCTTTGCGGAGACGTGGATTTTGAGACGGTCAAGGAGAAGGCCTCGGCCATCACTCCGGTTCCAGGCGGGGTCGGCCCCATGACCATCACCATGCTCATGAAAAACACGGTCCTTGCTGCCAAGATCAGCGCCGGGATTTTGACCTGA
- the cooS gene encoding anaerobic carbon-monoxide dehydrogenase catalytic subunit → MDTSKRFEKGNGGCPRIQCEANRDVLCQSCASGVITAAHRVEMRATEPCLFGKGGTCCRNCNMGPCQIIDGVAEMVGICGADASTVAARNFARIVAGGAAAHIDHGRGVTLAFLATAKGETPYEIKDAIKLRETALRIGIDPGEKSTTDLAIEVGERLLSEFGQQQGTLSFIRRAPKARQEVWAKAGVLPRGIDREVTEMMHRTHMGVDQHYENILFQAARCSLADGWGASMIATELSDIMFGTPMPIRAKVNIGVLKKDEVNVTVHGHEPVLAEALAMVASTPEIVAAAKKVGAKGVNLCGVCCTGNEILMRRGFPIAGSFIQQEVVLATGAVEAMVVDVQCIMQGVSPVSRSFHTELITTSDRAWIPGATHIKFDEHRALDTAKEIITRAINRFPERGKHYIPVYQMDVVAGFSHETINYILGGRFRGSYKPLNDNIVNGRIRGVAAIVGCDNYRVTDEIHIDLARELIANNILVVVTGCAATGMGRAGLLAPEAISMAGDGLREVLEAVGCPPVLHMGSCVDNSRILIALTEMVKTGGLGNDISDLPVVGCAPQWMSEKAVSIGQYFVTSGAQVVFGPNFPTSGSRVVTDFCFEGMMERYGAAWNVASTANEFANIMIDRINLKRTALGLDKKKERILFDMAMRREIGSPGSPLHDVGCHGPGVPAGA, encoded by the coding sequence ATGGATACGAGCAAACGATTCGAGAAAGGTAACGGCGGCTGCCCCCGCATCCAGTGCGAGGCCAACCGTGACGTCCTCTGCCAGTCCTGCGCCTCTGGAGTAATTACGGCTGCCCACCGGGTGGAGATGCGGGCTACGGAGCCCTGTCTCTTTGGCAAGGGCGGGACCTGCTGCCGCAATTGCAATATGGGTCCGTGCCAGATCATTGATGGCGTCGCCGAGATGGTCGGTATCTGCGGCGCGGACGCCTCCACGGTGGCGGCCCGGAACTTTGCGCGGATCGTCGCTGGAGGCGCCGCTGCCCACATCGATCACGGACGCGGGGTTACCCTCGCATTCCTGGCGACCGCAAAGGGTGAGACCCCTTACGAGATAAAGGATGCCATCAAGCTGAGGGAGACGGCCCTTCGCATCGGGATCGACCCCGGGGAAAAATCCACCACGGATCTGGCCATCGAGGTGGGTGAAAGGCTTCTCTCCGAGTTCGGGCAACAGCAAGGGACGCTCTCCTTCATAAGGCGCGCCCCCAAGGCCCGTCAGGAGGTCTGGGCCAAGGCAGGCGTGCTCCCCCGCGGTATTGACCGCGAGGTCACTGAGATGATGCACCGCACGCACATGGGTGTGGATCAACATTACGAAAACATCCTCTTTCAGGCCGCCAGGTGCTCTCTTGCCGACGGCTGGGGCGCCTCCATGATCGCGACCGAGCTCTCCGATATCATGTTCGGAACCCCTATGCCCATCCGGGCCAAGGTGAACATCGGCGTCCTCAAGAAGGACGAGGTGAATGTCACGGTCCATGGGCATGAACCTGTGCTTGCCGAGGCCCTCGCCATGGTGGCAAGCACCCCTGAGATCGTAGCAGCAGCGAAAAAAGTGGGTGCAAAGGGGGTGAATCTCTGCGGTGTTTGCTGCACAGGTAACGAGATCCTCATGAGGCGCGGGTTTCCCATCGCTGGGAGCTTTATCCAGCAGGAGGTGGTCCTTGCCACCGGTGCCGTGGAGGCCATGGTGGTGGATGTTCAGTGCATCATGCAGGGTGTCTCGCCCGTTTCGCGCAGTTTTCACACGGAACTCATCACCACTTCGGACCGGGCGTGGATACCCGGGGCGACGCACATCAAGTTTGACGAACACCGGGCCCTTGATACGGCCAAGGAGATCATAACCAGGGCCATCAACAGGTTTCCTGAGCGTGGCAAGCACTACATACCCGTATATCAGATGGATGTGGTTGCCGGGTTCAGCCACGAGACCATCAACTACATCCTGGGCGGCAGGTTCAGGGGTTCCTACAAGCCGCTCAACGACAACATAGTAAACGGACGCATCCGCGGGGTTGCTGCCATAGTCGGGTGCGACAATTACAGGGTCACGGACGAGATCCACATCGATCTTGCCCGTGAACTTATAGCAAACAACATACTCGTGGTGGTCACAGGATGCGCGGCGACCGGCATGGGTCGCGCCGGACTCCTTGCTCCAGAGGCCATTTCCATGGCAGGAGACGGCCTTCGGGAGGTGCTCGAGGCCGTTGGGTGCCCGCCGGTCCTCCATATGGGTTCCTGTGTGGACAACAGCCGCATCCTGATCGCCCTCACCGAAATGGTGAAGACCGGAGGGCTTGGAAACGACATCTCAGATCTTCCCGTCGTCGGGTGCGCACCGCAGTGGATGAGTGAAAAGGCCGTCTCCATAGGACAGTACTTTGTCACAAGCGGTGCGCAGGTGGTCTTTGGGCCCAATTTCCCCACCTCTGGGTCCCGTGTAGTCACGGATTTCTGTTTCGAGGGCATGATGGAAAGATACGGAGCGGCTTGGAACGTCGCCTCAACGGCCAACGAATTCGCCAACATCATGATCGACAGGATCAACCTCAAGAGGACCGCCCTTGGTCTTGACAAGAAGAAGGAGCGCATACTCTTTGACATGGCCATGAGGCGGGAGATAGGAAGCCCGGGTTCTCCCCTTCATGACGTGGGCTGTCACGGTCCCGGGGTGCCTGCAGGCGCATAA